From a single Corynebacterium kroppenstedtii DSM 44385 genomic region:
- a CDS encoding 2Fe-2S iron-sulfur cluster-binding protein, whose product MTNSIPDDNSAGDDSAATPSDAEPSTAHVFMEDTEEDIEWPAGKRLLYAMLDAGLDAPYGCTEGECGACQCVVEPHNNATTHMVHNNVLDEYDIADDMTLACQTLSDTPGGKFDVSYDF is encoded by the coding sequence ATGACTAACAGCATTCCCGACGACAACTCCGCGGGCGACGACTCCGCCGCCACCCCTTCCGACGCAGAGCCCTCCACCGCGCACGTCTTCATGGAGGACACGGAGGAAGATATTGAATGGCCCGCGGGGAAACGGCTCCTCTACGCCATGTTGGACGCGGGCTTGGATGCACCCTACGGCTGTACCGAGGGCGAATGTGGCGCCTGCCAGTGCGTCGTCGAACCCCATAACAATGCAACAACGCACATGGTGCACAACAATGTGTTGGATGAGTACGACATCGCCGACGACATGACCTTAGCCTGCCAAACTTTGTCCGACACTCCCGGCGGAAAATTCGA
- a CDS encoding alpha,alpha-trehalose-phosphate synthase (UDP-forming) has product MSSSDNTTGTDTHADASTDDTVKDTYSFIVVANRLPVDIEIDPDGTKHFEPSPGGLVTALKPVLKEHEGAWIGWPGATSEGPTATPVADPFTTDEGITLIPMGLTKRDYAEYYEGFSNATLWPLYHDLIVTPIFNRDWWVTYRDVNTRFAMEVARRAAEGATVWVQDYQLQLLPGILRQMRPDLKIGFFLHIPFPPAELFRQLPWREELVRGLLGADVIGFHSIHNATNFLELSRDVGGFATPSTGQPDSLPVRGKASMREITATITASDGRPVGVGVFPISIDTKSVTAAAKDADAEKVRSELGDPETLILGVDRLDYTKGILQRLEAYEELLETGALDPETTTFVQVATPSRERIEHYKVARRQVEEAVGRINGHFSSIGHSAVTYMHRSIPFQDLVSYYKAADIMLVTSLKDGMNLVAKEYVACHPDGTGSLVLSEFTGAAAELDGAFLCNPHDIDSIKRQVHSAAVAKKEDLHDRMMSMFNEVTEHDVHAWASAFLDCLESDND; this is encoded by the coding sequence ATGTCCTCATCCGACAACACCACCGGCACCGACACGCACGCCGACGCATCCACCGACGACACCGTGAAAGACACCTACTCGTTCATCGTCGTCGCTAACCGTTTACCCGTCGATATTGAGATCGACCCCGACGGCACCAAGCACTTCGAACCAAGCCCAGGTGGCCTGGTCACGGCACTGAAACCCGTTCTCAAAGAACACGAAGGGGCATGGATCGGCTGGCCCGGAGCAACATCCGAAGGGCCCACGGCAACCCCCGTCGCCGACCCGTTCACCACCGACGAGGGCATCACGCTGATCCCGATGGGGCTGACCAAACGGGATTACGCCGAATACTACGAAGGGTTCTCCAACGCCACATTGTGGCCGCTCTACCACGACCTGATCGTGACGCCGATCTTCAACCGCGACTGGTGGGTGACGTACCGCGATGTCAACACGCGCTTCGCCATGGAGGTGGCCCGACGCGCGGCCGAAGGCGCAACAGTGTGGGTGCAGGATTACCAGCTGCAACTGCTGCCCGGCATTTTGCGGCAAATGCGCCCGGACCTGAAAATCGGGTTCTTCCTGCACATTCCGTTCCCACCGGCGGAGCTGTTCCGCCAGCTGCCGTGGCGTGAAGAACTGGTCCGTGGTCTGTTGGGCGCAGACGTAATCGGGTTCCACTCCATCCACAACGCAACCAACTTCCTGGAACTCTCCCGCGACGTCGGCGGGTTCGCGACACCGAGTACAGGCCAGCCGGATAGCCTGCCCGTCCGCGGCAAGGCCAGCATGAGGGAAATTACCGCCACGATCACCGCATCCGACGGTCGCCCCGTCGGCGTCGGTGTGTTCCCCATTTCCATCGACACGAAGTCGGTGACCGCCGCCGCGAAGGACGCCGACGCGGAAAAGGTCCGCTCTGAGCTGGGCGATCCTGAAACGCTGATCCTCGGCGTCGACAGGTTGGACTACACGAAGGGGATCCTCCAGCGCCTCGAGGCGTACGAGGAGCTCCTGGAAACCGGTGCGCTCGACCCCGAGACCACCACATTCGTGCAGGTGGCGACGCCATCGCGCGAGCGCATTGAGCACTACAAGGTGGCGCGTCGGCAAGTGGAAGAAGCCGTCGGCCGCATTAATGGCCACTTCAGCAGCATTGGGCACTCGGCAGTGACCTATATGCACCGGTCGATTCCGTTCCAGGACCTCGTCTCCTATTACAAGGCGGCCGACATTATGCTGGTTACGAGTCTGAAGGACGGCATGAACCTCGTCGCTAAGGAATATGTGGCGTGCCACCCGGATGGCACGGGGTCACTGGTACTTAGTGAATTTACGGGTGCCGCGGCCGAGCTTGATGGCGCGTTCCTGTGCAACCCGCATGATATTGATTCGATTAAGCGGCAGGTGCATTCCGCGGCGGTGGCAAAGAAAGAAGACCTGCATGACCGCATGATGTCCATGTTCAACGAAGTGACCGAACACGACGTCCACGCCTGGGCATCGGCATTCCTCGACTGCTTAGAGAGTGACAATGACTAA